A genomic window from Parvularcula sp. LCG005 includes:
- a CDS encoding heme o synthase, with the protein MSLAGPRDYFSLLKPRVMSLVIFTALVGMVAAPGPITNWPLALLSLFAIAVGAGASGALNMWWDRDIDAIMTRTKKRPIPAGLVPSAEAFAFGSVMSLLAVWLLALTSGYVAAGLLAFTIFFYVVIYSMGLKRSTPQNIVIGGAAGALPPVVGWAAITGTAPFEAWLLFLIIFMWTPPHFWALALLKSGDYEAAGIPMMPNVKGAAHTRHLIWVYSLILVPLAIVPVVLPMASWLYGLVAAVGGGVFLWRAWLVRSKGRDEDARRLFAFSILYLFSLYLALLAEHWVGLHG; encoded by the coding sequence ATGTCCCTTGCGGGCCCGCGCGACTATTTCTCCCTGCTCAAACCCCGGGTGATGAGCCTCGTGATTTTCACGGCGCTGGTCGGCATGGTCGCCGCACCGGGGCCCATCACCAACTGGCCGTTGGCCCTTTTGTCCCTCTTTGCCATTGCGGTGGGGGCAGGGGCGTCAGGCGCGCTGAATATGTGGTGGGATCGCGATATTGACGCCATCATGACACGGACGAAAAAGCGGCCGATTCCGGCAGGTCTCGTCCCGTCGGCAGAGGCTTTTGCGTTTGGCAGCGTCATGTCGCTGCTCGCGGTCTGGCTGCTGGCGCTGACGTCGGGTTATGTTGCGGCCGGTCTTCTCGCCTTCACGATCTTCTTTTACGTCGTCATCTATTCCATGGGGCTGAAACGCTCGACGCCCCAGAATATCGTTATTGGCGGGGCTGCCGGTGCGTTGCCCCCGGTCGTGGGCTGGGCCGCCATTACGGGCACAGCGCCGTTCGAGGCATGGCTTCTCTTTCTCATCATCTTCATGTGGACGCCGCCGCATTTCTGGGCCCTCGCCCTGTTGAAATCCGGGGATTATGAAGCAGCCGGCATTCCGATGATGCCCAATGTGAAGGGCGCAGCGCACACCAGACATCTGATCTGGGTCTATTCCCTGATCCTGGTGCCCCTGGCGATCGTGCCGGTAGTCCTGCCGATGGCCAGCTGGCTATACGGCCTCGTGGCGGCGGTCGGTGGCGGCGTCTTCTTGTGGCGCGCGTGGCTTGTGCGATCCAAGGGCCGCGACGAAGACGCGCGGCGACTTTTCGCATTCTCGATCCTATACCTCTTTTCACTATATCTGGCCTTGTTGGCGGAGCATTGGGTGGGCCTTCATGGCTGA
- a CDS encoding protoheme IX farnesyltransferase: MAEHDKDDHYQVPGEGVPTGESYEMTPEEKKARARRNIAIAVGVLAFVVIVYSTTLLRMTQNMGGAAG, encoded by the coding sequence ATGGCTGAACACGATAAAGACGATCACTACCAAGTCCCGGGCGAGGGTGTGCCGACAGGCGAGAGCTATGAGATGACGCCCGAGGAAAAAAAGGCCCGTGCCCGGCGTAATATCGCGATCGCGGTCGGTGTCCTTGCCTTTGTGGTGATTGTCTACTCGACGACCTTGCTTCGCATGACACAGAATATGGGAGGAGCCGCTGGCTGA
- a CDS encoding cytochrome c oxidase assembly protein: MGDRNSRTALVIVGVVACMVGLSYAAVPLYKTFCQITGWGGTTQRAVAVSEDVLERKITVRFDGSISNNIPWTFKPSQVSQTMHVGETGLAFYTAANNADYPVIGTASFNVQPAKAGEYFMKVECFCFTEQLLEPGESVQMPVTYFIDPAMDKDKQMDDVREITLSYTFYRNEVAEKKMAAQAAAKVETVAN, translated from the coding sequence ATGGGTGATCGGAATTCCAGAACTGCACTTGTGATTGTCGGCGTTGTCGCCTGCATGGTTGGACTGTCCTATGCGGCCGTGCCGCTCTACAAGACATTCTGCCAGATCACCGGCTGGGGCGGCACGACACAGCGGGCCGTCGCCGTGTCGGAAGACGTTCTGGAGCGCAAGATCACCGTCCGCTTTGACGGCTCAATCTCGAACAACATACCGTGGACGTTCAAGCCGTCGCAGGTCTCCCAGACCATGCATGTGGGCGAGACCGGGCTTGCTTTTTATACGGCCGCCAACAACGCCGACTATCCGGTGATCGGGACGGCAAGTTTCAACGTGCAGCCCGCCAAAGCCGGTGAGTATTTCATGAAGGTGGAATGCTTCTGCTTCACCGAACAATTGCTTGAGCCCGGCGAGAGTGTTCAGATGCCTGTGACCTATTTCATCGATCCTGCGATGGACAAGGACAAGCAGATGGATGACGTGCGCGAAATTACCCTCAGCTACACGTTCTATCGCAATGAAGTGGCTGAAAAGAAGATGGCCGCCCAAGCCGCGGCAAAAGTCGAAACCGTCGCCAACTGA
- a CDS encoding SufE family protein — MTQPAFDDIAADFAFIDDWDERYRYLIDLGGQLAPLSDTERNETNRVRGCASQVWLVIERDGDALVLRGDSDAAIVKGLVGLILSLYSGKTPGEILGIDAEAKLKALDLNDHITPQRANGVVSMIAKIRDTAEAIAN, encoded by the coding sequence ATGACACAGCCAGCCTTTGACGACATTGCCGCCGATTTCGCCTTCATCGATGACTGGGACGAGCGGTATCGCTACCTCATCGATCTGGGCGGGCAATTGGCACCCCTCAGCGACACAGAACGCAATGAAACCAATCGCGTACGCGGCTGCGCCAGTCAGGTGTGGCTGGTCATCGAGCGTGACGGAGATGCGCTGGTGCTGCGCGGGGACAGCGATGCGGCTATTGTGAAGGGGCTGGTGGGGCTGATCCTGTCGCTCTATTCCGGTAAGACGCCCGGCGAAATCCTCGGCATTGATGCGGAGGCCAAGCTCAAGGCGCTGGATCTCAACGATCACATTACGCCGCAGCGGGCCAATGGCGTGGTCAGCATGATTGCAAAAATTCGGGACACGGCCGAAGCCATTGCCAACTGA